One genomic region from Microcystis panniformis FACHB-1757 encodes:
- a CDS encoding ABC transporter ATP-binding protein — MKKSVILRLSEVNKRFPASPTLAVDNISFSLTEGEILGLLGPSGCGKTTLLRMIAGFEKPSQGVIELGGRIVADEKTFIPPEKRNTGMVFQDYALFPHLTIAENIAFGLKNSGEKLSSRAINARVAETLDLVGLQGLEKRYPHQLSGGQQQRVALARALAPKPSLILLDEPLSNLDVQVRQRLRHEIRHILKATGISAIFVTHDREEAMVISDTIAVICQGKLEQINNPEEIYSHPASRFVAEFVTQANFLPARRKGEQWQTEIGLWTIPDGQDLDKGELMLREEDVKIKPDETGELVICDRQFLGREYRYCLLTATGSQIHARTTINTQLDIGTKVKLSIIPDSVRVFAD, encoded by the coding sequence TCAGTTTTAGTTTAACAGAGGGCGAAATTCTCGGATTATTGGGCCCGTCGGGCTGCGGTAAAACTACTCTGCTGCGGATGATTGCGGGATTTGAAAAACCATCTCAAGGAGTGATTGAATTGGGAGGGCGAATAGTTGCCGACGAAAAAACCTTTATTCCCCCGGAAAAACGCAATACGGGCATGGTTTTTCAGGATTACGCTCTTTTTCCCCATTTAACTATCGCTGAAAATATCGCCTTCGGGTTAAAAAATTCTGGGGAGAAATTATCGAGCAGAGCTATTAACGCTAGAGTGGCGGAAACTTTAGATTTAGTCGGACTGCAAGGACTAGAAAAACGTTATCCCCATCAGCTATCGGGAGGACAACAGCAAAGAGTCGCCCTTGCCCGCGCTTTAGCCCCAAAACCCTCTTTAATCCTCTTAGATGAACCTTTAAGTAATCTCGATGTCCAGGTACGGCAACGGTTACGGCACGAGATCCGTCATATCCTGAAAGCGACTGGTATCTCGGCCATTTTTGTCACCCACGACCGGGAGGAAGCAATGGTGATCAGTGACACAATTGCGGTCATTTGTCAAGGAAAATTAGAACAAATTAACAATCCCGAAGAAATTTATAGTCATCCGGCCTCGCGATTCGTGGCTGAGTTTGTCACCCAAGCTAACTTTCTCCCCGCTAGACGGAAGGGGGAACAATGGCAAACCGAGATAGGACTCTGGACAATTCCTGATGGTCAAGATTTGGACAAAGGGGAATTGATGCTGAGAGAGGAAGATGTCAAAATTAAGCCGGATGAGACGGGAGAGCTAGTTATTTGCGATCGCCAATTTTTGGGGCGGGAATACCGTTATTGTCTGCTAACGGCTACCGGCAGCCAAATCCACGCTAGAACAACGATTAACACCCAATTAGACATCGGTACAAAGGTAAAACTATCGATTATTCCCGATAGCGTCCGTGTATTTGCTGACTGA